A portion of the Halobacillus ihumii genome contains these proteins:
- a CDS encoding SE1561 family protein, which yields MGKAAETQSEQFRYVKNRIQMLHQVVETMDPEQVEHEDFLRVLDMIEQLQLKMQRFKKDWEKE from the coding sequence ATGGGGAAGGCTGCCGAGACTCAATCTGAGCAATTCAGATATGTGAAAAACCGTATTCAAATGCTGCACCAAGTCGTTGAAACGATGGACCCTGAACAGGTGGAGCATGAAGATTTCTTACGGGTTCTGGATATGATTGAACAACTTCAGTTGAAAATGCAGCGTTTTAAGAAGGATTGGGAAAAGGAGTAG